A genome region from Variovorax paradoxus includes the following:
- a CDS encoding DUF3761 domain-containing protein yields MQAQAQVPADAPAGTTVQCKDGSYASPDAKAGACRGHKGIKTWYGKDAAAAPAAAVETQSASVGKTGVAPSTGTATRTPGSPDLTQMAAAPGGGAGKVWANDETKVYHCMGDRYYGKTKKGEYLSEADAKARGLHASHGKACG; encoded by the coding sequence ATGCAGGCGCAGGCCCAGGTGCCCGCCGACGCGCCCGCCGGCACCACCGTGCAGTGCAAGGACGGCAGCTATGCCTCGCCCGACGCCAAGGCAGGCGCCTGCCGTGGCCACAAGGGCATCAAGACCTGGTACGGCAAGGACGCCGCTGCTGCACCGGCCGCGGCCGTGGAAACCCAGTCGGCCAGCGTCGGCAAGACCGGCGTGGCCCCCAGCACCGGCACCGCCACCCGCACGCCCGGCTCGCCCGACCTGACGCAGATGGCCGCCGCGCCGGGCGGCGGCGCGGGCAAGGTATGGGCCAACGACGAGACCAAGGTTTACCACTGCATGGGCGACCGCTACTACGGCAAGACGAAGAAGGGCGAGTACCTGAGCGAGGCCGATGCCAAGGCCAGGGGCCTGCACGCCTCGCACGGCAAGGCATGTGGCTAG
- a CDS encoding ABC transporter substrate-binding protein, with protein sequence MPHPAFRRLAAVAGLSAMSALGASNAAAQGTVNALCSTDAGWCEAAATAFTRETGIRVLQAHKGTGEIGAQLRAEAANPKTDIWWGGTGDPFLQAAEQGLLEPYRPAYINDLHDWAVRQYALSQNMVGGFYTSAMGFGFNTDLLKKKKLAEPKCWADLVKPEYKGEIEISHPATSGTAYTIIAGLVQQMGEEQAFDYLKKLHRNVTSYTRSGQAQAPDVAKGEVAIGVSFIFGFEKWRFDKFPVRTAAPCEGTGYEIGGIALVKGARNQDNAKRYYDWLMSPAGQSIGAKAGSLQSPANKTFKPDPRIPSMADVKLIRYDFEKYGKAAERKRLIDRWTKEVESLPR encoded by the coding sequence ATGCCCCACCCTGCCTTCCGACGCCTTGCCGCTGTTGCCGGCCTTTCCGCGATGTCCGCGCTCGGCGCATCGAACGCCGCCGCGCAGGGTACGGTGAACGCGCTGTGCAGCACCGATGCCGGCTGGTGCGAGGCGGCGGCCACGGCCTTCACGCGCGAGACCGGCATCAGGGTGCTTCAGGCCCACAAGGGCACCGGCGAGATCGGCGCGCAGCTCCGTGCCGAGGCCGCCAACCCGAAGACCGACATCTGGTGGGGCGGCACCGGCGACCCGTTCCTGCAGGCGGCCGAACAGGGCCTGCTGGAGCCTTACCGGCCGGCTTACATCAACGACCTGCACGACTGGGCGGTGCGCCAGTACGCGCTGTCGCAGAACATGGTGGGCGGCTTCTACACGAGCGCGATGGGCTTCGGCTTCAACACCGACCTGCTGAAGAAAAAGAAGCTGGCCGAGCCGAAGTGCTGGGCCGACCTGGTCAAGCCCGAGTACAAGGGCGAGATCGAGATCTCGCACCCCGCCACCAGCGGCACGGCCTACACCATCATCGCGGGGCTGGTGCAGCAGATGGGCGAGGAGCAGGCCTTCGACTACCTGAAGAAGCTGCACAGGAACGTCACCAGCTACACCCGCAGCGGCCAGGCGCAGGCGCCCGACGTGGCCAAGGGCGAGGTGGCGATCGGCGTGAGCTTCATCTTCGGCTTCGAGAAGTGGCGCTTCGACAAATTCCCGGTCAGGACCGCCGCGCCCTGCGAGGGCACGGGCTACGAGATCGGCGGCATCGCGCTCGTGAAGGGCGCGCGCAACCAGGACAACGCGAAGCGCTACTACGACTGGCTCATGAGCCCCGCGGGCCAGTCGATCGGTGCGAAGGCCGGCAGCCTGCAGTCGCCGGCCAACAAGACCTTCAAGCCCGACCCACGCATTCCGTCGATGGCCGACGTGAAGCTCATCAGGTACGACTTCGAGAAGTACGGCAAGGCCGCCGAGCGCAAGCGCCTCATCGACCGCTGGACCAAGGAAGTCGAGTCGTTGCCGCGGTAG
- a CDS encoding sensor histidine kinase, giving the protein MKGASRGKGRWWRPRSLRTQLLLWLITLHLGAAVLTAWFSFVAYGNLVHNALDDQMRLVAESYAGSDPQKLPVPMDGEAAFSRGAFIVQIWSADGRTLRATSWPVLTVPLQEPAGFRDINTGAHAGSAWRVFTAEPGPRADQPRVQVLQNEDYRRRRALRRALLEGLPITLLLPLALLILWIIVSAASRSLRGVARDVASQDERSPTELSLARVPDEIAPLVGAFNNLLSRVRSAFATQRRFVQDAAHELRTPMAAIGLQIENLRAHVPAGEATERFNQLEAGVTRAQHLIEQLLHLSRQDAPQGNDARERVDIEVLLRESVSQLMVLADARRVDIGFEGPDRTSAVVFAPAAELRSVFDNLIDNALRYAPEGGVVDVKLHTFEGHAVVDVLDNGPGIPQAVIGRVFDRFFRVPGAAAGGSGLGLAIARTAAQRHGLRIELHNREDGPGLMARVHLPPTP; this is encoded by the coding sequence ATGAAGGGGGCTTCGCGCGGCAAGGGCCGCTGGTGGCGGCCGCGATCGCTGCGCACGCAACTGCTGCTGTGGCTCATCACGCTGCACCTGGGCGCGGCCGTGCTCACGGCGTGGTTCTCGTTCGTGGCCTACGGCAACCTCGTGCACAACGCGCTGGACGACCAGATGCGGCTGGTGGCCGAGTCGTACGCGGGCAGCGATCCGCAGAAGCTGCCCGTGCCGATGGACGGCGAGGCCGCCTTCTCGCGCGGCGCTTTCATCGTGCAGATCTGGAGCGCCGACGGCCGCACGCTGCGCGCCACCTCGTGGCCGGTGCTGACGGTGCCGCTGCAAGAGCCGGCCGGCTTCAGAGACATCAACACCGGCGCGCACGCGGGCTCGGCCTGGCGCGTGTTCACCGCCGAGCCCGGCCCGCGCGCCGACCAGCCGCGCGTGCAGGTGCTGCAGAACGAGGACTACCGCCGCCGCCGCGCCCTGCGCCGTGCGCTGCTCGAAGGCCTGCCGATCACGCTGCTGCTGCCGCTGGCGCTGCTGATCCTGTGGATCATCGTGTCGGCCGCCTCGCGCTCGCTGCGCGGGGTGGCGCGCGACGTCGCATCGCAGGACGAGCGCAGCCCCACCGAGCTGTCGCTGGCGCGCGTGCCCGACGAGATCGCGCCGCTGGTGGGCGCCTTCAACAACCTGCTGTCGCGCGTGCGCAGCGCGTTCGCCACGCAGCGCCGCTTCGTGCAGGACGCGGCGCACGAACTGCGCACGCCCATGGCCGCCATCGGCCTGCAGATCGAGAACCTGCGCGCGCACGTGCCTGCCGGCGAGGCCACCGAGCGCTTCAACCAGCTCGAGGCCGGCGTCACCCGCGCACAGCATCTCATCGAGCAGCTGCTGCATCTGTCGCGGCAGGACGCGCCGCAGGGCAACGACGCGCGCGAGCGGGTCGACATCGAGGTGCTGCTCCGCGAGAGCGTGAGCCAGCTGATGGTGCTGGCCGATGCCCGACGCGTGGACATCGGCTTCGAAGGCCCGGACCGCACGAGCGCCGTGGTCTTCGCGCCGGCTGCCGAACTGCGCAGCGTGTTCGACAACCTCATCGACAACGCACTGCGCTATGCGCCGGAAGGCGGCGTGGTCGACGTGAAGCTGCACACGTTCGAGGGCCATGCGGTGGTCGACGTGCTCGACAACGGCCCCGGCATTCCGCAGGCCGTCATCGGCCGCGTGTTCGACCGCTTCTTCCGCGTGCCGGGCGCCGCGGCAGGCGGCAGCGGCCTGGGCCTGGCGATCGCGCGCACAGCGGCGCAGCGGCACGGCTTGCGCATCGAGCTGCACAACCGCGAGGACGGGCCCGGACTGATGGCGCGCGTGCATCTGCCGCCGACGCCCTGA
- a CDS encoding response regulator: MRVLLVEDDEMIGRSLKQALEGAGWSADWVRDGELAQSALGDGGYTCVLLDLGLPRQDGTEVLRRARERGDATPVLVLTARDGLDDRIHSLDLGADDYLLKPFEFRELLARMRAIVRRRDGAAHSLVGGGALQLDLTTREVLVDGEREALTAREFALLHALLERPGAILSREQLENRIYGWGEEVTSNAIDVLIHGMRRKLGADAIRNVRGLGWRVAA; the protein is encoded by the coding sequence ATGCGGGTACTGTTGGTGGAAGACGATGAAATGATCGGGCGCAGCCTGAAGCAGGCGCTCGAGGGCGCGGGCTGGTCCGCGGACTGGGTGCGCGACGGCGAGCTGGCGCAGAGCGCGCTGGGCGACGGCGGCTACACCTGCGTGTTGCTCGACCTCGGCCTGCCGCGCCAGGACGGTACCGAGGTGCTGCGGCGCGCCCGCGAACGCGGCGATGCCACCCCGGTGCTGGTGCTCACCGCGCGCGACGGGCTCGACGACCGCATCCACAGCCTCGACCTCGGTGCCGACGACTACCTGCTCAAGCCCTTCGAGTTCCGCGAACTGCTGGCGCGCATGCGCGCCATCGTGCGCCGCCGCGACGGTGCTGCGCATTCGCTGGTCGGCGGCGGCGCGTTGCAGCTCGACCTGACCACGCGCGAGGTGCTGGTCGACGGCGAACGCGAGGCGCTCACCGCGCGCGAGTTCGCGCTGCTGCACGCGCTGCTGGAGCGGCCCGGCGCGATCCTCTCGCGCGAGCAGCTCGAGAACCGCATCTACGGCTGGGGCGAGGAAGTGACCAGCAACGCCATCGACGTGCTCATCCACGGCATGCGCCGCAAGCTGGGCGCCGACGCGATCCGCAACGTTCGCGGCCTGGGGTGGCGGGTCGCCGCGTGA
- a CDS encoding pseudouridine synthase: MTEPSTSPNAPVRLNKRMAELRMCSRREADEWIANGWVKVNGKPAEMGVKVTPSDRIEVDRAAKGQQANQVTILINKPIGYVSGQAEDGHEPAVTLFTPQNRWAEDNARFFFSPQQLRGLAPCGRLDIDSIGLLVMTQDGRIARQLIGEDSVMEKEYLVRVAYHGLGQPAPTGQLVRMDDDDPVTTNVQAVFPPAMLAKLRHGLSLDGQALKPARVEWQNPEQLRFVLTEGKKRQIRRMCELVGLKVVGLKRVRIGKVMLGNLPVGQWRYLAPHEKF; the protein is encoded by the coding sequence ATGACCGAGCCCTCCACTTCCCCCAACGCGCCCGTGCGCCTCAACAAGCGCATGGCCGAGCTCAGGATGTGCTCGCGCCGCGAGGCCGACGAGTGGATCGCCAACGGCTGGGTGAAGGTGAACGGCAAGCCGGCCGAGATGGGTGTGAAGGTCACGCCGTCGGACCGCATCGAGGTCGACAGGGCGGCCAAGGGCCAGCAGGCCAACCAGGTCACCATCCTCATCAACAAGCCCATCGGCTATGTGAGCGGACAGGCCGAGGACGGGCACGAGCCGGCGGTGACGCTGTTCACGCCGCAGAACCGCTGGGCCGAAGACAACGCACGCTTCTTCTTCAGCCCGCAGCAGCTGCGCGGCCTCGCGCCCTGCGGCCGGCTCGACATCGACTCCATCGGGCTGCTGGTGATGACGCAGGACGGGCGCATCGCGCGCCAGCTCATCGGCGAAGACTCGGTGATGGAAAAGGAATACCTCGTGCGCGTGGCCTATCACGGCCTGGGCCAGCCCGCGCCCACCGGCCAGCTGGTGCGCATGGACGACGACGACCCGGTCACCACCAACGTGCAGGCCGTGTTTCCGCCGGCCATGCTGGCGAAGCTGCGCCACGGCCTGAGCCTCGACGGCCAGGCGCTCAAGCCGGCGCGCGTCGAGTGGCAGAACCCAGAGCAGCTTCGCTTCGTGCTCACCGAAGGCAAGAAGCGGCAGATCCGCCGCATGTGCGAACTGGTCGGCCTGAAGGTGGTGGGACTCAAGCGCGTGCGCATCGGCAAGGTGATGCTGGGCAACCTGCCGGTGGGGCAGTGGCGCTACCTGGCGCCGCACGAGAAGTTCTGA
- a CDS encoding bifunctional nicotinamide-nucleotide adenylyltransferase/Nudix hydroxylase, with the protein MTTSSTQTARKFQYAIVIGRFQPVHFGHQRLIEEGLRAADRVIVVVGSDRKPRSVKNPFTFDERERMVRACLRGTEQMRVSVVGVGDSPYNDQIWIASIQSAVERLIVQDGHAPANARVALVGHLKDASSYYLKLFPHWEFVGQSSVESLNATDVRSLYFDPENRGQLARADLPDGTAAFLDQFTRTADYAELCEERAFLVDYRDKYRYAGSSFPPIYTTVDAIVVEAGHILLVQRKFHPGKGTWALPGGFVGQHERLQDAAIRELKEETRLKVPVPVLNGSMKANHVFDAPDRSQRGRTITHGFFFELAHNQWTGLSDVRADDDAAAVRWVPIAEFLDMQDRIYEDHFFIANHFLGGLGKN; encoded by the coding sequence GTGACCACATCAAGCACTCAGACTGCACGCAAGTTTCAATACGCCATCGTCATCGGGCGTTTCCAACCCGTCCATTTCGGACACCAGCGACTCATCGAAGAAGGCCTTCGCGCCGCCGATCGGGTCATCGTGGTGGTCGGCTCCGACCGCAAGCCACGCAGCGTCAAGAACCCCTTCACCTTCGACGAACGCGAGCGCATGGTGCGCGCCTGCCTGCGCGGCACCGAGCAGATGCGCGTGAGCGTGGTCGGCGTGGGCGATTCGCCCTACAACGACCAGATCTGGATCGCGTCGATCCAGTCGGCGGTCGAACGGCTCATCGTGCAGGACGGCCATGCCCCGGCCAATGCCAGGGTGGCGCTGGTGGGCCACCTGAAGGACGCATCGAGCTACTACCTCAAGCTCTTCCCGCACTGGGAGTTCGTCGGCCAGAGCAGCGTGGAGAGCCTGAACGCCACCGACGTGCGCAGCCTCTACTTCGACCCCGAGAACCGCGGGCAGCTCGCGCGCGCCGACCTGCCCGACGGCACGGCCGCCTTTCTCGACCAGTTCACGCGCACCGCCGACTACGCCGAGCTCTGCGAAGAGCGCGCCTTCCTGGTGGACTACCGCGACAAGTACCGCTACGCCGGCAGCAGCTTTCCACCGATCTACACCACGGTCGACGCCATCGTGGTCGAGGCCGGCCACATCCTGCTGGTGCAGCGCAAGTTCCATCCCGGCAAGGGCACCTGGGCACTGCCCGGCGGCTTCGTCGGCCAGCACGAGCGGCTGCAGGACGCGGCCATCCGCGAGCTGAAGGAAGAAACCCGCCTGAAGGTGCCCGTGCCCGTGCTCAACGGCAGCATGAAGGCCAACCACGTGTTCGATGCGCCCGACCGCTCGCAGCGCGGCCGCACCATCACGCACGGCTTCTTCTTCGAGCTGGCGCACAACCAGTGGACGGGCCTGTCGGACGTGCGCGCCGACGACGACGCGGCCGCGGTGCGCTGGGTGCCCATCGCCGAGTTCCTCGATATGCAGGACCGCATCTACGAGGACCACTTCTTCATCGCGAATCATTTTTTGGGTGGCCTGGGCAAGAACTGA
- a CDS encoding nicotinate phosphoribosyltransferase: MNRNLTSTPLGNNLLLRTDSYKVSHWMQYPPGTQTVYSYIESRGGIFSHSLFFGLQAYLREYLQTPVTLEDVEEAAALMAVHGEPFNREGWLRLIEKHGGLMPVRIRAVPEGSVTPVHNVLATIENTDPEFFWVTSFLETELLRAIWYPTTVATLSAAARTTLLRYLEATCDDPQGQIAFRLHDFGARGVSSLESAALGGMAHLVNFMGTDTLAALVAARRYYDCDVAGFSIPAAEHSTITGWGRDHEADAYSNMVDQFGKAGATFAVVSDSYDIFNACARIWGDELKAKVVASGATLVVRPDSGDPAETTLKVAQILAERFGTTTNAKGFRVLNNVRIIQGDGVNLDSLRLCLSNFFHNGFSTENISFGMGGGLLQQVNRDTMQWAMKCSAMQVNGEWRDVYKSPVGDVSKASKKGRLALVRGAGGIENTVREETLAPGQLDMLQTVFENGRIVENTTFEAVRARAAEGVNQFITSRAPL, from the coding sequence ATGAACCGCAATCTCACCTCCACGCCCCTGGGCAACAACCTGCTGCTTCGCACCGACTCCTACAAGGTGTCGCACTGGATGCAGTACCCGCCCGGCACGCAGACGGTGTACAGCTACATCGAATCGCGCGGCGGCATCTTCAGCCACTCGCTGTTCTTCGGCCTGCAGGCCTACCTGCGCGAGTACCTGCAGACGCCTGTGACGCTCGAGGACGTCGAAGAGGCCGCGGCGCTCATGGCCGTGCACGGCGAGCCCTTCAACCGCGAAGGCTGGCTGCGGCTGATCGAGAAGCACGGCGGGCTGATGCCGGTGCGCATCCGCGCGGTGCCCGAGGGCAGCGTCACGCCGGTGCACAACGTGCTGGCCACCATCGAGAACACCGACCCCGAGTTCTTCTGGGTGACGAGCTTCCTCGAGACCGAATTGCTGCGCGCCATCTGGTACCCGACCACGGTGGCCACGCTGTCGGCCGCGGCGCGCACCACGCTGCTGCGCTACCTCGAGGCGACCTGCGACGATCCGCAGGGCCAGATCGCGTTCCGCCTGCACGACTTCGGCGCGCGCGGCGTGTCCAGCCTCGAATCGGCCGCACTCGGCGGCATGGCGCACCTGGTGAACTTCATGGGCACCGACACGCTGGCCGCGCTGGTGGCGGCGCGACGCTACTACGACTGCGACGTGGCGGGCTTCTCGATTCCCGCGGCCGAACACAGCACCATCACGGGCTGGGGCCGCGACCACGAGGCCGACGCCTACAGCAACATGGTCGACCAGTTCGGCAAGGCCGGCGCGACCTTCGCCGTGGTGAGCGACAGCTACGACATCTTCAACGCCTGCGCGCGCATCTGGGGCGACGAGCTCAAGGCGAAGGTGGTGGCCTCGGGCGCCACACTGGTGGTGCGGCCCGACTCGGGCGACCCGGCCGAGACCACGCTCAAAGTGGCGCAGATCCTGGCCGAGCGCTTCGGCACCACGACCAATGCCAAGGGCTTCCGCGTGCTGAACAACGTGCGCATCATCCAGGGCGACGGCGTCAACCTCGACTCGCTGCGGCTGTGCCTGTCGAACTTCTTCCACAACGGCTTCTCGACGGAGAACATCTCCTTCGGCATGGGCGGCGGGCTGCTGCAGCAGGTCAACCGCGACACCATGCAATGGGCCATGAAGTGCTCGGCGATGCAGGTGAACGGCGAATGGCGCGACGTCTACAAGTCGCCGGTGGGGGACGTGAGCAAGGCATCGAAGAAGGGCCGCCTTGCGCTGGTGCGCGGCGCGGGTGGCATCGAGAACACGGTGCGCGAGGAGACGCTTGCACCAGGGCAACTCGACATGCTGCAGACGGTGTTCGAGAACGGGCGCATCGTCGAGAACACGACCTTCGAGGCTGTTCGGGCACGGGCTGCCGAAGGAGTGAACCAGTTCATCACTTCGCGGGCGCCGCTCTGA
- a CDS encoding MGDG synthase family glycosyltransferase, translating to MTKLLILSVSAGNGHVRAAQALAATAQSLVPPCTAVHIDAMAHVAGGFRKVYTDWYIQLVNRAPELWSYLHQRTDSTPHHAPSQRLRRGIERLSTGALLKEIRREKPDAVICTHFLPAELLMRERNRGRIDYPVWLQITDYDLHNMWLVPGMAGYLAATEEVAFRLRARGIPADRIHVTGIPVMPAFSEPGAPALSRDACAAELGLDPARPVLLMASGGAGVGDLASMVERVLGLGGHDGKPGNFQVIAVAGRNADAHGKLEALARRHPGRVVAIGFTNEMHKMMAAADLVVTKPGGLTVSECLALGKPMLLISPIPGQEEHNAGFLMEEGAAWLAYDAIGLDYKVARLMADPPKLANMAARSRTLGKPQAARAVLQHVLGATTDASP from the coding sequence ATGACCAAACTCCTGATCCTCAGCGTGAGCGCCGGCAACGGCCACGTGCGTGCTGCACAGGCGCTTGCCGCCACCGCCCAGTCCCTCGTCCCGCCCTGCACCGCGGTCCACATCGACGCCATGGCCCATGTGGCCGGCGGCTTCCGCAAGGTCTACACCGACTGGTACATCCAGCTCGTGAACCGCGCACCCGAGCTGTGGTCGTACCTGCACCAACGCACCGACAGCACGCCGCACCACGCGCCTTCGCAGCGCCTGCGCCGCGGCATCGAGCGGCTGAGCACCGGGGCGCTTCTGAAGGAGATTCGCCGCGAGAAGCCCGATGCGGTGATCTGCACGCACTTTCTTCCGGCCGAACTGCTGATGCGCGAACGCAACCGCGGTCGCATCGACTACCCGGTGTGGCTGCAGATCACCGACTACGACCTGCACAACATGTGGCTCGTGCCGGGCATGGCGGGCTATCTCGCGGCGACGGAGGAAGTGGCGTTCCGCCTGCGGGCGCGCGGCATTCCGGCGGACCGCATCCATGTAACGGGCATCCCGGTGATGCCGGCCTTCTCCGAACCCGGCGCGCCGGCGCTGTCGCGCGATGCCTGCGCGGCGGAACTCGGCCTCGACCCCGCGCGGCCGGTGCTGCTGATGGCTTCGGGCGGCGCGGGTGTGGGCGACCTCGCGAGCATGGTCGAACGCGTGCTCGGCCTCGGCGGCCATGACGGCAAGCCGGGCAACTTCCAGGTAATCGCCGTGGCGGGCCGCAACGCGGACGCGCACGGCAAGCTCGAGGCACTGGCCCGGCGACACCCGGGCCGCGTAGTGGCCATCGGCTTCACCAACGAAATGCACAAGATGATGGCCGCGGCCGATCTCGTCGTGACCAAGCCCGGCGGCCTCACGGTGTCGGAGTGCCTGGCGCTGGGCAAGCCGATGCTGCTGATCTCGCCGATCCCGGGGCAGGAAGAACACAACGCCGGCTTCCTGATGGAAGAAGGCGCCGCCTGGCTCGCCTACGACGCCATCGGCCTCGACTACAAGGTCGCGCGCCTGATGGCCGATCCGCCCAAGCTCGCGAACATGGCCGCGCGCAGCCGCACACTGGGCAAGCCGCAGGCCGCGCGCGCGGTGCTGCAGCATGTGCTGGGCGCCACGACGGACGCATCGCCATGA
- a CDS encoding tyrosine-protein phosphatase — MTGRKKHRHGEENDGDPRPGHWADPLDALQVENLHRITPTLYRSAQPRRANIAALQQLGIRTVVSLRSFNDDRKVFAGSGIRLVRVPINTWSIDDAKVLRALVAIREAEKHGPVLIHCMHGADRTGVVAAVYRMTVQDWDKDSARHEMLRGGYGYHTLWRNIPRYIERLDPLKMRHALAHAPAIPQVS, encoded by the coding sequence ATGACGGGCAGGAAGAAGCACCGCCACGGCGAAGAGAACGACGGCGATCCGCGCCCCGGCCACTGGGCCGACCCGCTCGATGCGCTGCAGGTCGAGAACCTGCACCGCATCACGCCCACGCTGTACCGCAGCGCGCAGCCGCGGCGCGCCAACATTGCCGCGCTGCAGCAGCTGGGCATCCGCACGGTGGTGAGCCTGCGTTCCTTCAACGACGACCGCAAGGTGTTCGCCGGCAGCGGCATCCGGCTGGTGCGCGTGCCCATCAACACCTGGTCGATCGACGACGCCAAGGTGCTGCGCGCGCTCGTCGCCATCCGCGAGGCCGAGAAGCACGGCCCCGTGCTGATCCACTGCATGCACGGCGCGGACCGCACCGGCGTGGTGGCGGCGGTCTACCGCATGACGGTGCAGGACTGGGACAAGGACAGCGCGCGCCACGAGATGCTGCGCGGCGGCTACGGCTACCACACGCTGTGGCGCAACATCCCGCGCTACATCGAGCGGCTCGACCCCCTGAAGATGCGCCACGCGCTGGCCCATGCGCCGGCCATTCCCCAGGTGTCCTGA